The proteins below are encoded in one region of Edaphobacter bradus:
- the atpD gene encoding F0F1 ATP synthase subunit beta has protein sequence MAENIGKVISISGPAVDIQFEEARMPAIYQAVRIVSEGFDVPKPMDVVVEVQQHLGEGRARCIAMVATEGLVRGMKAIDTGGPITVPVGRETLGRVLNVLGEPVDELGPVNAKHHMPIHRQAPAFDEQSTSEEMFETGIKVIDLIQPFLKGGKIGLFGGAGVGKTVVIQELINNVASKHGGFSVFAGVGERTREGNDLWHEFQESGVIDPKDYNKSKASLIYGQMTEPPGARLRVALTGLTVAEYFRDNEGADTLLFIDNIFRFTQAGSEVSTLLGRMPSAVGYQPNLATEMGELQERITSTKKGSVTSVQAVYVPADDLTDPAPATTFAHLDATTVLSRPLSELGIYPAVDPLASTSRILSPRVVGQEHYDVAQGVKKILQRYKDLQDIIAILGIDELSEEDKITVARARKVQRFLSQPFHVAEIFTGIPGAYVKVEDTIRSFKEIIEGKHDDIPEQAFYLKGGIEEVLVAAEKMKATV, from the coding sequence ATGGCAGAGAATATTGGAAAAGTAATCTCAATCAGCGGCCCGGCCGTTGACATTCAGTTCGAAGAGGCCAGGATGCCGGCCATCTATCAGGCCGTGCGCATCGTCAGCGAAGGCTTCGACGTTCCTAAACCCATGGACGTCGTCGTCGAGGTTCAGCAGCACCTCGGCGAAGGCCGTGCGCGCTGCATCGCCATGGTCGCCACTGAAGGCCTCGTCCGCGGCATGAAGGCCATCGACACCGGCGGCCCCATCACGGTCCCCGTAGGCCGCGAGACCCTCGGCCGCGTGCTCAATGTACTGGGAGAGCCCGTCGACGAACTCGGCCCGGTCAACGCCAAGCACCACATGCCCATCCACCGGCAGGCTCCGGCCTTCGACGAACAGTCCACCTCAGAGGAGATGTTCGAGACCGGCATCAAGGTCATCGATCTCATCCAGCCCTTCTTGAAGGGCGGCAAGATTGGCCTCTTCGGCGGCGCCGGTGTCGGCAAGACCGTCGTCATTCAGGAGCTCATCAACAACGTCGCCTCCAAGCACGGCGGCTTCTCCGTCTTCGCCGGCGTCGGCGAGCGCACCCGCGAGGGCAACGACCTCTGGCACGAGTTCCAGGAGTCCGGCGTCATCGATCCCAAGGATTACAACAAGTCCAAAGCGTCGCTTATCTACGGCCAGATGACCGAGCCGCCAGGGGCACGTCTCCGCGTCGCCCTCACCGGCCTCACCGTCGCCGAGTACTTCCGCGACAACGAGGGAGCCGACACGCTACTCTTCATCGACAACATTTTCCGCTTCACTCAGGCCGGCTCCGAGGTCTCCACCCTGCTTGGCCGCATGCCTTCGGCCGTGGGCTACCAGCCCAACCTTGCCACTGAAATGGGCGAGCTGCAGGAGCGTATCACTTCGACCAAGAAGGGCTCGGTAACCTCCGTGCAGGCCGTCTACGTTCCCGCTGACGACCTCACCGATCCGGCCCCGGCCACGACCTTCGCTCACCTCGACGCCACCACCGTGCTCTCGCGTCCTCTCTCTGAGCTGGGAATTTATCCCGCTGTAGATCCGCTGGCCTCCACCTCGCGCATCCTCTCTCCGCGCGTCGTCGGCCAGGAGCACTACGATGTCGCCCAAGGCGTCAAAAAGATCCTGCAGCGCTACAAGGACCTTCAGGACATCATCGCCATCCTCGGCATCGACGAGCTCTCCGAAGAGGACAAGATCACCGTCGCCCGCGCCCGCAAGGTGCAGCGCTTCCTCTCGCAGCCCTTCCATGTGGCCGAAATCTTCACCGGCATCCCAGGAGCCTACGTCAAGGTTGAGGACACCATCCGCTCGTTCAAGGAGATCATCGAAGGCAAGCACGACGACATCCCAGAGCAGGCGTTCTATCTCAAGGGAGGCATCGAGGAGGTCCTTGTCGCCGCCGAGAAGATGAAGGCAACGGTATAA
- the atpC gene encoding ATP synthase F1 subunit epsilon, which yields MADTQQTGLLTVRLVTSDRVLLDATAEAVELPSMSGYLEALYGHAPLLAELGAGEVRLHGGSSGDQKFFVAWGFVEVLPERVTILAETALHPNEIDVAEARQELAEGERLWNEAGDDGEKYDEAAAVTRKAEEKIASAEGRST from the coding sequence ATGGCAGACACACAACAAACCGGCCTCTTGACCGTACGGCTCGTCACCTCAGACCGCGTCCTCCTCGATGCAACCGCCGAGGCCGTCGAGTTGCCGTCCATGTCGGGCTACCTCGAGGCCCTCTACGGTCACGCGCCGCTCCTCGCTGAGTTGGGCGCAGGCGAGGTTCGACTCCACGGCGGCAGCTCCGGCGACCAGAAGTTCTTCGTCGCGTGGGGCTTCGTCGAGGTCCTTCCAGAGCGCGTCACTATCCTCGCCGAGACAGCTCTCCACCCCAACGAGATCGACGTTGCCGAGGCTCGCCAGGAGCTCGCCGAGGGCGAGAGGCTCTGGAACGAGGCAGGCGACGACGGCGAGAAGTACGACGAAGCCGCTGCCGTTACCCGCAAGGCCGAGGAGAAGATCGCCTCCGCCGAAGGCAGAAGCACCTAG
- the aroE gene encoding shikimate dehydrogenase: protein MPLSPQLLRSRIGKICVAIIGNSASEMLEKASAVVKETPFLEFRLDYLEKPLLALPKLKNFFAENTAATGIATCRRKANGGRFTGTLAAEMEVLSKAADSGFHLVDLELESSEALKKGELQKLRDTGVALIISHHDFNATKDLDGIYKRIEPFQPDFMKVVPTAKTLTDNVTLMRFIERMNEHSNIIGISMGDMGIISRVLGLRAGSAFTFAAATPGEETGPGQIAARTLIETYRIDQVDAATKVYGVAGNPIKSSLSPIMMNTAFRRETVNAVYLALQAIKVSDLLKLVQEIPIQGLSITMPHKQEIMQHLERTDPLSAKIGACNTVLRAQDGKLYGFNTDVAGIVGPLERRMSLRGAKVLVLGAGGAARAAVFGLRDKGAEVFILNRTAETAQKLAKQSGSKTIKKDALPKTSFDAIINATPIGMAGIKGSPILDAKDLNTKLVFDLVYNPVETPLLRLARQQNIPVITGVEMFVHQGARQFEIWTGKPAPEEEMLRVVIHVLKQQAEAAAEGTPAPATKAAPEAKPAPEAKPAKARKAS from the coding sequence GTGCCCCTATCCCCCCAACTTCTCCGTTCCCGCATTGGAAAGATCTGTGTCGCAATCATTGGCAACTCCGCCTCGGAAATGCTTGAAAAGGCGAGCGCTGTTGTCAAAGAGACCCCGTTTCTTGAGTTTCGTCTCGACTACCTTGAAAAACCCCTGCTTGCGCTTCCGAAGCTAAAAAACTTCTTCGCGGAGAATACGGCTGCCACCGGCATCGCGACCTGTCGCCGCAAGGCCAATGGCGGAAGGTTTACTGGCACCCTCGCGGCAGAGATGGAGGTCCTGTCCAAGGCGGCAGACTCGGGATTTCACCTGGTGGATCTCGAACTGGAGTCCTCTGAGGCATTGAAGAAGGGTGAGCTTCAGAAGCTGCGTGATACCGGCGTGGCGCTGATCATCAGCCATCACGACTTCAACGCGACGAAGGACCTCGATGGAATCTACAAGAGGATTGAGCCCTTTCAGCCTGATTTCATGAAGGTCGTTCCCACGGCGAAGACGTTGACCGATAACGTGACGCTGATGCGCTTTATCGAGCGGATGAACGAGCACTCGAACATCATCGGCATCTCCATGGGCGATATGGGAATCATCTCGCGCGTGCTTGGGCTGCGCGCGGGAAGCGCGTTTACCTTTGCCGCGGCAACGCCGGGCGAAGAGACGGGGCCGGGGCAGATCGCGGCGCGCACACTGATCGAGACGTACCGCATCGACCAGGTTGATGCAGCGACGAAGGTCTATGGCGTGGCAGGAAATCCCATCAAGAGTTCCCTCTCGCCCATCATGATGAATACGGCGTTCCGGCGCGAGACGGTGAACGCGGTCTATCTGGCGCTACAGGCCATCAAGGTGAGCGACCTGCTGAAGCTGGTGCAGGAGATTCCCATCCAGGGACTGAGCATCACGATGCCGCATAAGCAGGAGATCATGCAGCATCTGGAGCGCACCGATCCCCTGTCGGCGAAGATTGGAGCCTGCAACACTGTGCTGCGCGCGCAGGACGGCAAGCTCTACGGGTTCAATACGGACGTTGCGGGCATCGTTGGGCCTCTGGAGAGGCGGATGTCGCTGCGCGGCGCGAAGGTGCTGGTGCTTGGCGCGGGCGGCGCGGCGCGGGCGGCTGTCTTCGGCCTGCGGGACAAGGGCGCGGAGGTCTTCATCCTGAATCGCACGGCAGAAACGGCGCAAAAGCTGGCGAAGCAGTCGGGTTCAAAGACGATCAAGAAGGATGCCTTGCCGAAGACCTCGTTTGACGCGATCATCAACGCGACGCCGATCGGAATGGCAGGGATCAAGGGCTCGCCGATTCTCGATGCAAAGGACCTGAACACGAAACTGGTCTTCGACCTGGTCTATAACCCGGTCGAGACGCCTCTGCTCAGGCTGGCGCGACAGCAGAATATCCCTGTGATAACCGGCGTGGAGATGTTCGTGCATCAAGGAGCGCGGCAGTTCGAGATATGGACGGGCAAGCCCGCTCCGGAGGAAGAGATGCTGCGGGTCGTGATCCATGTGCTGAAGCAGCAGGCCGAGGCGGCCGCTGAAGGGACGCCAGCGCCTGCGACCAAGGCTGCTCCAGAGGCCAAGCCCGCTCCGGAGGCGAAGCCGGCCAAAGCAAGGAAGGCGTCCTGA